In one window of Prevotella sp. E13-17 DNA:
- the cysS gene encoding cysteine--tRNA ligase → MESKLVIYNTLTRQKERFEPLHAPNVGMYVCGPTVYGDPHLGHARPAITFDLVFRYLKHLGYKVRYVRNITDVGHLEHDADEGEDKIAKKARLEQLEPMEIAQYYTNRYHQYMDALNVLRPSIEPHATGHIIEQQQLVQQIIDNGFAYESNGSIYFDIEAYNKKFQYGILSGRSLENVKDASRELDGVGEKHNQADFALWKKAQPEHIMRWPSPWSDGFPGWHCECTAMGRKYLGEMFDIHGGGMDLVFPHHECEIAQAQASMGHPAVKYWMHNNMLTINGQKMGKSYNNFITLEQFFTGNHPLLEKAYSPMTIRFFVLSAHYRGTVDFSNEALQAAEKGYEKLMNAIADLDRIQVSDKCDAETEKVVKTLREKCYDAMNDDLATPLVLSHLFEACTVVNKLVDHKATICADCLKELSETMKLFAFDILGLKSEKSGSNDEREAAFGKVMDMVLELRAKAKAEKDWATSDKIRDELAAAGFEVKDTKDGVTWKLNK, encoded by the coding sequence ATGGAATCAAAACTGGTCATTTACAATACGCTGACACGACAGAAAGAGCGTTTTGAACCACTCCATGCACCCAACGTTGGCATGTATGTCTGTGGTCCCACCGTCTATGGCGATCCACATCTGGGCCATGCACGTCCTGCCATCACCTTCGATCTAGTATTCCGCTATTTGAAGCATTTGGGATACAAGGTGCGCTACGTACGCAACATCACTGACGTAGGTCATCTGGAGCACGATGCCGACGAAGGCGAGGATAAGATTGCCAAGAAAGCCCGTCTGGAACAGCTCGAACCTATGGAGATTGCTCAGTACTACACCAACCGCTATCATCAGTACATGGACGCACTCAACGTGCTGCGCCCTTCTATCGAGCCTCACGCCACGGGCCACATCATTGAGCAGCAACAGCTGGTACAGCAGATTATCGACAATGGATTTGCATACGAGAGCAACGGCTCTATCTACTTCGACATTGAAGCCTACAATAAGAAGTTCCAGTATGGCATCCTGTCAGGCCGTTCGCTGGAGAACGTGAAGGATGCCAGCCGCGAACTGGATGGTGTCGGAGAGAAGCACAACCAAGCCGATTTCGCTCTGTGGAAGAAAGCTCAGCCCGAGCACATCATGCGCTGGCCCTCGCCTTGGAGCGACGGTTTCCCCGGTTGGCACTGCGAGTGTACCGCGATGGGACGCAAGTATCTGGGTGAGATGTTCGACATCCACGGTGGTGGTATGGACTTGGTGTTCCCTCACCATGAGTGCGAGATTGCCCAGGCGCAGGCTTCCATGGGGCATCCTGCCGTGAAATACTGGATGCACAACAACATGCTGACCATCAACGGTCAGAAGATGGGCAAGTCGTACAACAACTTCATCACCCTTGAACAGTTCTTCACAGGCAATCATCCACTGCTCGAGAAAGCCTATTCTCCCATGACCATACGCTTCTTCGTTTTGAGCGCCCACTATCGCGGCACCGTTGACTTCTCAAACGAGGCCCTACAGGCTGCTGAGAAGGGTTATGAGAAGTTGATGAATGCCATTGCCGATTTGGATCGCATCCAGGTGAGCGACAAGTGCGACGCCGAAACAGAGAAGGTGGTCAAGACACTGCGCGAGAAGTGCTACGATGCCATGAATGACGATCTGGCTACGCCTCTGGTTCTGAGCCATCTCTTCGAAGCTTGCACCGTTGTCAACAAGTTGGTTGACCACAAGGCCACCATCTGTGCCGACTGTCTGAAGGAGCTTTCTGAGACTATGAAGCTCTTTGCTTTCGACATTCTCGGCCTAAAGTCAGAGAAAAGCGGCTCTAACGACGAGCGTGAGGCTGCCTTTGGCAAGGTGATGGACATGGTTCTGGAATTACGTGCTAAGGCCAAGGCCGAAAAAGACTGGGCTACCAGCGACAAGATTCGCGATGAGCTTGCTGCTGCCGGTTTTGAAGTGAAAGACACGAAAGACGGTGTTACTTGGAAGTTGAACAAGTAA
- a CDS encoding pitrilysin family protein produces the protein MKRIAFLLVVVMTGVCAYAQLDVKELKLSNGMTVWLNEDHSQPKVFGAVVVKAGAKDCPNTGIAHYFEHIMFKGTDRMGTIDYEKEKPWLDSISAQYDLLSKTKNEAERTRIQKHINELSLKAANYTIPNEFSRLITKYGGSSLNAGTGHDLTYYHNSFLPQFIEQWCWLNSERLIKPVFRGFQGELENVYEEKNRAADALGNAQDKVFSAVFKTQPYAYSLIGSTENLKNPRLSDMEAFFKKYYVASNMGLILCGDIKPDAALTALLEKTFGRVQTGPAPERIKSPMPTITAGEREEVELPIPLVGAEALIFKAPTEFEPDAHALDLANKLLYNGKAGLLDSLVNEHKLMMAAAVSASLDDAAGSGIVVIPNLFGKMKKAEARVMEQVKKVMDGDFTDEQMEALKQEMLMEAELNIETISNRSNVLIDAFSKGRSWQDVLQKMEGIRRLTKADVVAAARKYYGANYITLVKKYGTSKKETLKQPGYKPISPKNMDTKSAFAQQLEQVPVKDTTVRTVDFKKDVTIHPLKSQTVLFYKENPINDVFSFTIRYKDGELHTPALKIMADYLSQLGTDSLKKQQLEQAWQRIGTTMEIVPDNVTFSINLTGPDNQLVPALQLLAHFLRSAKGDRDALKDVKDEDRVERKSFGKQKDDVLRPVMHRIAYGERSSYLTQMSRKEVTSLTDEDLMVLFRELQRYECEIFYCGRQPIAYVANESQRILPLAQCTKPQADTFRPFLQYDAPVVYFYHVPKSRQNYVASYDAIGALPTQADRAQFKLWDEYFGGSMSSVLFQNVREFRSLAYSTGGNALTTSLARHPDSVQGYVTITGTQADKTLEALSTIDSLLHQIPMKENNLEAARQSVVNDIQNAYPTFRTVGEYVANQLRDGYSADPHADIAKDIPAVTSQDIKQFHQRYIASNKNRVWVVIGDKKLTDMKALARFGKVIELKKEDVYR, from the coding sequence ATGAAACGAATTGCTTTTCTTTTGGTTGTTGTCATGACGGGTGTGTGTGCTTATGCACAGCTGGACGTCAAGGAGTTGAAACTTAGTAATGGCATGACCGTATGGCTGAACGAGGATCACTCCCAGCCAAAAGTCTTTGGCGCTGTTGTGGTAAAGGCTGGCGCAAAGGACTGTCCCAATACGGGTATTGCTCACTATTTTGAGCATATCATGTTTAAGGGTACTGACCGCATGGGCACTATTGACTATGAGAAAGAGAAACCTTGGCTCGACAGTATCTCGGCACAATACGACCTGCTCAGCAAGACCAAGAATGAGGCAGAGCGCACTCGCATCCAGAAACATATCAACGAACTAAGTCTAAAGGCTGCCAACTATACGATTCCCAATGAGTTCAGTCGGTTGATAACAAAATATGGTGGCAGTTCTCTGAATGCCGGCACCGGTCATGATTTGACCTACTATCACAACTCGTTCCTGCCACAGTTCATAGAACAGTGGTGCTGGCTGAACTCCGAGCGACTCATCAAACCTGTGTTCCGCGGTTTTCAGGGTGAGTTAGAGAATGTTTACGAGGAGAAAAACCGTGCAGCCGATGCCCTAGGCAATGCGCAGGATAAAGTGTTCAGTGCGGTGTTTAAGACCCAGCCCTATGCCTATTCTCTCATTGGTTCTACGGAGAATCTGAAGAATCCACGTCTGTCTGATATGGAAGCCTTTTTCAAGAAATACTATGTAGCATCAAATATGGGCCTGATCCTCTGCGGAGATATTAAGCCTGATGCGGCGCTGACAGCTTTGTTGGAGAAGACCTTCGGACGTGTGCAGACTGGTCCTGCGCCAGAACGAATAAAGAGCCCTATGCCTACGATTACGGCTGGCGAGCGTGAGGAGGTGGAACTGCCTATCCCGCTTGTGGGTGCTGAGGCTCTGATATTCAAGGCTCCAACAGAGTTTGAGCCAGATGCTCATGCGCTCGACTTGGCTAACAAGCTGCTATATAACGGTAAGGCTGGTCTTCTAGATTCGCTGGTCAACGAACACAAATTGATGATGGCTGCAGCTGTGAGTGCCTCGTTGGATGATGCAGCAGGTTCTGGCATTGTGGTCATTCCCAACCTCTTCGGTAAGATGAAAAAGGCTGAGGCCCGTGTGATGGAACAGGTCAAAAAGGTGATGGACGGTGATTTTACTGACGAGCAGATGGAGGCCCTGAAGCAAGAGATGCTGATGGAGGCAGAACTGAACATAGAAACGATTAGCAATCGCTCGAATGTGCTGATTGATGCATTCTCGAAAGGGCGCAGTTGGCAGGATGTGCTTCAAAAGATGGAAGGTATTCGCCGACTGACAAAGGCCGACGTGGTAGCTGCGGCAAGAAAGTATTATGGTGCCAACTATATCACTTTGGTCAAGAAATACGGCACGTCGAAGAAAGAAACACTGAAACAGCCAGGCTATAAGCCTATCAGTCCGAAAAATATGGATACGAAGTCGGCCTTTGCCCAGCAGTTAGAGCAGGTGCCTGTCAAGGATACAACGGTACGTACCGTTGACTTTAAAAAGGATGTGACTATCCATCCTCTCAAATCTCAAACCGTGTTGTTTTACAAGGAGAACCCCATCAATGACGTATTTAGTTTTACCATCCGCTACAAGGATGGTGAACTGCATACACCAGCACTGAAGATCATGGCCGACTATCTGTCGCAGTTGGGCACCGACTCACTGAAGAAACAGCAGTTGGAACAGGCTTGGCAGCGTATTGGCACCACGATGGAGATAGTGCCTGACAACGTAACTTTCAGCATCAACCTCACAGGTCCTGACAATCAACTGGTGCCTGCCCTGCAGCTGTTGGCACATTTCCTGCGTTCGGCCAAAGGAGATCGTGATGCACTCAAAGATGTGAAGGATGAGGACAGGGTGGAACGTAAGAGCTTCGGCAAACAGAAAGACGACGTGTTGCGACCTGTGATGCATCGTATCGCTTATGGAGAAAGGTCGTCTTATCTCACGCAGATGAGTAGGAAGGAGGTGACGTCTCTGACAGATGAAGACCTGATGGTGCTCTTCCGTGAGTTGCAGCGATATGAGTGCGAAATCTTCTACTGTGGTCGCCAACCTATAGCGTATGTAGCGAACGAGTCGCAACGCATCCTTCCTTTGGCTCAATGCACCAAGCCTCAGGCTGATACGTTCCGTCCTTTCCTGCAGTATGATGCCCCAGTGGTCTATTTCTATCATGTGCCAAAGTCACGCCAGAACTATGTGGCCAGCTATGACGCTATCGGAGCGTTGCCTACACAGGCTGACCGTGCGCAGTTCAAGCTCTGGGATGAGTATTTCGGAGGCAGTATGTCGTCTGTGCTTTTCCAAAATGTCCGTGAGTTCCGCTCGCTGGCTTACTCTACGGGTGGCAATGCTCTGACTACAAGTCTTGCCAGGCATCCAGATTCAGTGCAAGGTTATGTCACGATAACAGGTACCCAAGCCGATAAGACATTGGAGGCGCTCTCAACCATAGACTCTCTGTTGCATCAGATACCGATGAAAGAGAACAATCTGGAAGCCGCGCGTCAGAGCGTTGTCAATGATATCCAGAATGCTTATCCTACTTTCCGTACCGTGGGAGAATATGTGGCAAACCAACTGAGAGATGGGTATAGCGCTGATCCTCATGCGGATATTGCCAAAGACATACCTGCCGTTACGTCTCAGGACATCAAGCAGTTCCACCAACGGTATATCGCCTCTAATAAAAATCGTGTCTGGGTGGTTATTGGCGACAAGAAACTGACGGACATGAAGGCCCTTGCTCGCTTCGGAAAGGTGATAGAACTGAAGAAAGAGGATGTATATAGGTAA
- a CDS encoding U32 family peptidase, with the protein MNLKDFEIMAPVGSRDSLAAALKAGADSVYFGVEQLNMRSHSANHFTIDDLREIAATCNEAGVKTYLTVNTIIYGEDIAMMHQIVDAAVEAKISAVIACDIAVMTYCRKVGMEVHLSTQLNISNAEALKFYAQFADVVVLARELRMDQVAEIYRQIEEQNICGPSGKQVRIEMFCHGALCMAVSGKCYMSLDNTGRSANRGSCMQICRRSYLVTDRETGTELEIDNKYIMSPKDLKTVRFIDKMMNAGVRVFKIEGRARGPEYVLTVVQCYKEAIQSVLDGTFTEEKKDAWDERLATVFNRGFWDGYYQGQTLGEWNTNYGSSATERKKYIGKGVKYFSKLGVAEFSVEAGTFSVGDKMLITGPTTGALYVTVDEIHDDTSSVQTAQQGTRVSIKVPEKVRPSDKLFLIEKVEH; encoded by the coding sequence ATGAATTTGAAGGATTTTGAGATTATGGCGCCTGTGGGCAGCCGCGACTCGCTGGCTGCAGCGCTGAAAGCGGGAGCCGACTCCGTGTATTTTGGAGTAGAACAGCTGAACATGCGTTCACATTCGGCCAATCATTTCACCATCGACGACCTGCGCGAAATTGCTGCTACATGTAACGAAGCAGGCGTCAAGACCTACCTCACAGTGAACACCATCATCTATGGCGAGGACATCGCGATGATGCATCAGATTGTAGATGCTGCCGTCGAGGCCAAGATATCGGCTGTGATTGCCTGCGACATTGCCGTGATGACCTACTGCCGCAAGGTAGGCATGGAGGTTCACCTCTCCACACAGTTGAACATCTCCAATGCCGAAGCACTGAAGTTCTACGCTCAGTTTGCCGATGTCGTCGTGCTGGCACGCGAACTCCGTATGGATCAGGTGGCCGAGATCTACCGTCAGATAGAAGAGCAGAACATCTGCGGTCCCAGCGGCAAACAGGTACGCATCGAGATGTTCTGCCACGGTGCTCTGTGCATGGCCGTGAGTGGCAAGTGCTATATGAGTCTTGACAACACGGGGCGCTCGGCAAACCGAGGCTCGTGCATGCAGATATGTCGCCGTTCATACCTGGTGACCGACCGCGAGACGGGCACCGAACTGGAGATAGACAACAAGTATATCATGAGTCCCAAAGACCTGAAGACTGTTCGTTTCATCGACAAGATGATGAATGCCGGTGTCCGCGTCTTCAAGATTGAAGGACGTGCGCGCGGTCCCGAATATGTGCTCACCGTGGTGCAATGCTATAAGGAAGCCATCCAGAGCGTACTCGACGGCACGTTTACCGAAGAGAAGAAGGATGCTTGGGACGAGCGCCTTGCCACCGTCTTCAACCGAGGTTTCTGGGATGGTTACTATCAAGGACAGACACTGGGCGAGTGGAACACCAACTACGGCTCAAGTGCCACCGAGCGCAAGAAGTATATCGGCAAGGGCGTAAAATACTTCTCGAAGTTGGGGGTAGCAGAGTTCTCTGTAGAAGCTGGCACTTTCAGCGTAGGCGACAAGATGCTCATCACCGGTCCCACAACAGGTGCACTCTATGTGACCGTTGATGAGATTCACGATGACACCAGCAGTGTACAAACAGCCCAACAAGGCACACGCGTCAGCATCAAGGTGCCAGAGAAGGTGCGTCCCAGCGACAAGCTATTCCTCATTGAGAAAGTTGAACATTAA
- a CDS encoding SufE family protein, translating into MTINERQDEIIEEFSGFDDWMDKYQLLIDLGNEQEPLDEKYKTESNLIDGCQSRVWLQADYVDGKIHFQAESDALIVKGIVALLIRVLNDQTPQDILSADLYFIEEIGLKEHLSPTRSNGLLAMVKQARMYALAFSQKA; encoded by the coding sequence ATGACTATCAACGAAAGACAAGACGAAATTATCGAGGAATTCAGTGGATTTGACGACTGGATGGATAAATACCAACTGCTCATCGACTTAGGCAATGAGCAGGAGCCGCTTGACGAGAAATACAAAACAGAGAGCAACCTGATTGACGGCTGCCAAAGTCGAGTATGGCTACAGGCCGACTATGTCGATGGAAAGATTCACTTCCAAGCCGAGAGCGATGCGCTGATTGTGAAAGGCATTGTGGCATTGCTCATCCGTGTACTTAACGACCAAACGCCGCAAGACATTCTGAGTGCCGACCTCTACTTCATCGAAGAGATTGGCCTGAAGGAGCACCTCTCCCCCACCCGCAGCAATGGTCTGCTGGCTATGGTTAAACAGGCTCGCATGTATGCGTTGGCCTTCAGTCAGAAAGCATAA
- a CDS encoding histidine-type phosphatase, whose protein sequence is MRKLFFLLMLTALSSSGMGQIQMQTQAPTPKEEFKKNLRLSGGEFLAYPIPRQRKQTPAPEGKRLFYVSHYGHFGSHHHEEEIDYDFALNCLTTADDKGMLTSLGKDVLDRVRRMKAEAYQRWGELTEVGLSQQRVIIARMYERFRPVFGEGAHVEAHSTTDGQTVLAMGVALQQLLLLNQKLDIHQDASLHEMYYMCQRDSGLQAERLSAQKRRAFDTFCKKRRRWQRMVGALFNDKDYLEQQVDGEKLNRHLFRLASNLQSSELRKEMTFYDLYTDQEIYENWQKENVLQYLTNGFSPYDGGDQPYSQRNLLRRIIEQADSCIKMAHPGSTLRFGHEMVIMPLVCLLGLDGYDQQVDELDQLEKRGWVDYRVLPMGANVQFAFYRKNVSDKDVLFKILLNENEATLPLNTDVAPYYHWDDFRDYYLQRINAYEENLTE, encoded by the coding sequence ATGCGAAAACTGTTTTTTCTGCTGATGCTGACGGCACTCTCGTCTTCTGGCATGGGTCAAATACAGATGCAAACACAGGCACCGACGCCCAAGGAGGAGTTCAAGAAGAACCTGAGACTGTCTGGTGGCGAGTTTTTGGCATATCCTATCCCGCGGCAGCGCAAACAGACACCAGCTCCCGAAGGGAAACGCTTGTTCTATGTCAGCCACTACGGACATTTCGGCTCGCATCATCATGAGGAGGAGATAGACTATGACTTTGCTTTGAACTGCCTGACGACGGCTGATGATAAGGGCATGCTGACCTCGCTGGGGAAAGATGTGCTGGATCGTGTCAGACGGATGAAGGCTGAGGCTTATCAGCGATGGGGCGAACTGACAGAGGTGGGACTGTCGCAACAGCGGGTCATCATTGCACGCATGTATGAACGATTCAGACCTGTGTTTGGAGAAGGGGCGCATGTGGAGGCGCATAGTACCACCGACGGACAGACGGTGCTGGCCATGGGCGTGGCATTGCAGCAATTGTTGCTGTTGAATCAGAAGTTGGATATTCATCAGGATGCCAGCCTTCATGAGATGTACTATATGTGTCAGCGGGATAGTGGGCTGCAGGCCGAACGACTGTCGGCACAGAAGCGTCGGGCTTTTGACACGTTCTGTAAGAAACGTCGTCGCTGGCAGCGCATGGTGGGCGCTTTGTTTAATGACAAAGACTATCTGGAACAGCAGGTGGATGGTGAGAAGCTCAACCGACATCTGTTTCGGTTGGCATCCAATCTGCAGAGCTCGGAATTGCGCAAGGAGATGACCTTCTATGATCTATACACTGATCAAGAGATATACGAAAACTGGCAGAAAGAGAATGTGTTGCAGTATCTGACAAACGGATTCTCACCGTATGATGGTGGTGATCAGCCTTATTCGCAGCGCAACCTGTTGCGACGCATCATTGAGCAGGCCGACAGTTGTATCAAAATGGCACATCCTGGCAGTACGCTTCGCTTTGGTCATGAGATGGTAATCATGCCACTGGTGTGCTTGTTGGGACTGGATGGCTACGATCAACAGGTGGATGAACTGGATCAACTGGAAAAACGTGGATGGGTGGACTATCGCGTCTTGCCGATGGGGGCTAATGTCCAGTTCGCATTTTATCGCAAGAATGTATCAGATAAGGATGTGTTGTTCAAAATCCTGTTAAACGAAAATGAGGCAACTCTGCCTTTGAATACAGATGTTGCCCCATACTATCATTGGGATGATTTTCGTGATTACTACCTGCAGCGCATCAATGCGTATGAAGAGAATCTGACAGAGTAG
- the rpoN gene encoding RNA polymerase factor sigma-54: MAQIQTQEQRQEQRMQQAISQQQLLNAQLVELPLQQFIERVNTEMHDNPALEQQTDEPEYPDNPDFNDSLDAQDNPNEDYDSQREREERQDALDAALQSFGQDDEDLPVYSGSHTTDEDSHEEESFGTNETFYDMLLQQVSELELSDEERYVMEYLIRSLADDGLLRTPIDTIAEELAIYHNIDLSPEEVEKILHRLQQFDPPGIGARNLQECLQLQVKRKLDEDTSNVAPQDKLDMEQLMLRVLTDHFDDFKNQRWDKLQKDLNIGSQRMQDLTRELRHLNPRPGASMSETIGHSIHQITPDFIVETQDDGTVTFTLNTNDIPQLQVSPSFAELLKDYQSNKDSMTRQMKEALLYTRQKVSAAQSFIDAIKMRHHSMTLTMKAIIQLQHPFFVEGDETLLRPMILKDVAEKTGLDISTVSRVSNSKYAQTRWGTFPLRYFFSESFTTQNGEELSTRVVKAVLREMINEEDKRHPLADDVLCKMLAQKGYPIARRTVAKYREMLGIPIARYRKSN; encoded by the coding sequence ATGGCTCAGATTCAGACTCAGGAACAGCGACAAGAACAGCGCATGCAGCAAGCCATCTCGCAGCAACAGCTGTTGAATGCACAACTGGTGGAACTACCCCTTCAGCAATTCATTGAACGGGTCAACACCGAGATGCACGACAATCCTGCTCTGGAACAACAGACAGACGAGCCAGAATATCCCGACAACCCAGATTTTAACGACAGTCTTGACGCTCAGGATAACCCCAACGAAGACTACGACAGTCAGCGAGAACGCGAAGAACGTCAAGACGCGCTTGACGCCGCCTTGCAAAGTTTTGGCCAAGACGACGAGGATCTGCCTGTCTATTCTGGCAGTCACACCACGGACGAAGATTCTCATGAAGAAGAGTCCTTTGGCACCAACGAGACCTTCTATGACATGCTGCTACAGCAAGTCAGCGAACTGGAACTCAGCGACGAGGAACGCTATGTGATGGAGTATCTCATCCGCTCATTGGCCGACGATGGTCTGCTGCGCACTCCCATCGACACCATCGCAGAGGAGCTGGCAATCTATCACAACATTGATCTCAGCCCAGAAGAAGTCGAGAAGATTCTTCATCGTCTTCAGCAATTTGACCCACCAGGCATTGGCGCTCGCAATCTGCAGGAATGCCTGCAACTACAAGTTAAGCGCAAACTCGACGAAGACACCAGTAACGTCGCGCCACAAGACAAGCTCGACATGGAGCAGCTCATGCTGCGCGTCCTCACCGATCACTTCGACGACTTTAAGAACCAGCGATGGGATAAGTTGCAGAAAGACCTCAACATAGGCAGTCAGCGGATGCAAGACCTGACGCGCGAACTGCGTCACCTCAATCCACGTCCTGGTGCATCCATGAGTGAGACCATCGGTCACTCCATACACCAAATCACCCCCGATTTCATTGTTGAAACACAAGACGATGGTACCGTCACCTTCACACTGAACACCAACGACATACCACAGTTGCAGGTTTCTCCATCATTTGCCGAACTGCTGAAGGACTATCAATCCAACAAGGACAGCATGACCCGCCAGATGAAGGAAGCCCTGCTCTACACCCGTCAGAAAGTAAGTGCAGCACAAAGTTTCATCGATGCCATCAAGATGCGTCATCACTCCATGACCCTCACCATGAAGGCCATCATTCAGTTGCAACACCCTTTCTTCGTGGAGGGCGACGAGACGCTACTTCGCCCCATGATATTGAAAGACGTGGCTGAGAAGACCGGACTGGACATCAGCACCGTCTCCCGTGTTTCCAACTCCAAATACGCTCAGACGCGATGGGGTACCTTCCCCCTGCGCTATTTCTTCAGCGAGAGTTTCACCACACAGAATGGCGAGGAGCTGTCCACCCGCGTTGTCAAAGCAGTATTGCGCGAGATGATCAACGAGGAAGACAAGCGCCATCCCCTTGCCGACGATGTTCTCTGTAAGA